From Bacillota bacterium, the proteins below share one genomic window:
- a CDS encoding prephenate dehydrogenase: protein MNDLHTVTIVGLGLIGGSFAKALSRAGIENIYAVDNNCASITSAIEDGIIKAGGTELNEKFCNADVILVCTPAEYAPEIIEKAASMCGKDTIIADTASVSLNLINSVRKIKSSFRYVSTHPMAGSEKGGYDASKAHLFENAYAIISPCERTDDNSIIILTQLYKTVGAIPVVLDGKSHDEAVGLISHLPHAASAALVNLLSKCDTTDKMAQSIAAGGFKDITRISSSSPLLWADISFQNKEVLKNLIDKYISELKTFQDFLASDDKKGLEAYFASAKETRDRLPSISRSLIGEIYEISIDVEDKVGVTSFISETLSRENISIKAISIENSREFDGGVMTIAVSSDSDLKKSLKVLREKGINARDKNE from the coding sequence ATGAATGATCTGCACACTGTTACGATTGTCGGGCTTGGTCTTATCGGCGGCTCGTTTGCAAAGGCACTAAGCCGTGCCGGTATAGAAAATATTTACGCGGTTGACAATAATTGCGCTTCAATTACAAGCGCAATTGAGGATGGTATAATAAAAGCCGGCGGCACTGAATTAAATGAGAAATTTTGCAATGCCGACGTCATTTTGGTTTGCACGCCTGCGGAATATGCGCCTGAAATCATAGAAAAAGCGGCTTCAATGTGCGGAAAAGATACTATTATCGCAGATACCGCAAGTGTAAGCTTAAACCTTATAAACAGTGTGCGAAAAATAAAAAGCAGTTTCAGATATGTATCGACACACCCAATGGCAGGAAGCGAAAAAGGCGGCTATGATGCGTCTAAGGCGCATCTGTTTGAAAATGCGTATGCTATAATATCACCCTGCGAACGCACCGATGATAATTCAATCATTATTCTCACACAGCTTTATAAAACTGTGGGTGCTATCCCCGTCGTGCTTGACGGAAAGAGTCATGACGAGGCGGTGGGTCTTATCAGTCATCTTCCTCACGCCGCATCTGCCGCGCTTGTGAACCTTCTTTCTAAATGCGACACTACGGATAAAATGGCTCAGAGCATTGCGGCAGGCGGATTTAAGGATATTACCAGGATTTCGTCTTCAAGCCCTTTACTTTGGGCTGATATTTCATTTCAAAATAAAGAAGTGTTAAAAAACCTTATTGATAAATACATATCAGAACTTAAAACGTTTCAGGATTTTCTAGCTTCTGACGACAAAAAAGGACTTGAGGCATACTTTGCGTCTGCAAAGGAGACAAGAGACAGACTTCCGTCAATTTCACGCAGCCTAATAGGTGAAATATATGAGATTTCGATAGATGTTGAAGACAAGGTCGGGGTAACATCGTTTATTTCTGAAACGCTTAGCCGTGAGAATATAAGTATAAAGGCTATAAGCATAGAGAACAGCAGGGAATTTGACGGGGGCGTTATGACAATCGCTGTTTCTTCTGATTCAGATCTTAAGAAAAGCCTTAAAGTGCTTCGTGAAAAGGGCATAAATGCAAGAGACAAAAATGAGTAA
- the aroF gene encoding 3-deoxy-7-phosphoheptulonate synthase, whose translation MIIIMKPSATKENVDRVCNVLNEYDMGVHLSQGNELTIIGIIGNKNKIQHIAFELMDGVDRVVHVAESYKLANRAFHPEPTVIDLGDVTIGGDSVVVMAGPCAIENQDMVMDTAKFVKSCGAQILRGGAYKPRTSPYSFQGLEVDGLNYMYNAKKAAGLKMVTEVIDEESLENTLEYADILQIGARNMQNFKLLRAAGRTNKPVLLKRGLSATIDELLNAAEYIMAEGNQNVMLCERGIRTFETATRNTLDLSAVPLLKHKSHLPVIVDPSHGTGKSNLVGAMAKAAVVAGADGLIIEVHPTPEKAMSDGDQSLNFKQFEALMRDLKACAAISGRTL comes from the coding sequence CGATATGGGCGTACATCTTTCACAGGGAAACGAGCTTACCATAATTGGTATCATCGGAAATAAAAATAAGATCCAGCATATAGCTTTTGAACTTATGGACGGTGTAGACAGAGTTGTCCATGTCGCGGAATCATATAAACTTGCAAATAGGGCATTTCATCCCGAACCGACTGTTATCGATCTGGGGGATGTGACTATTGGCGGCGACAGCGTTGTCGTAATGGCGGGTCCATGCGCAATCGAAAACCAGGACATGGTCATGGATACAGCGAAGTTTGTAAAATCCTGCGGTGCGCAGATTCTCCGGGGAGGCGCATATAAACCGAGAACTTCGCCATATTCTTTCCAGGGGCTTGAGGTCGACGGACTTAATTATATGTACAATGCTAAAAAAGCGGCGGGACTTAAAATGGTGACTGAGGTTATTGATGAGGAAAGCCTTGAAAATACACTTGAATATGCTGATATTCTTCAAATAGGCGCTCGAAATATGCAGAACTTTAAGCTTTTGCGTGCAGCGGGGCGTACAAATAAACCTGTTTTATTAAAACGCGGGCTTTCCGCAACTATCGACGAGCTTCTAAACGCCGCGGAATATATAATGGCAGAGGGCAACCAGAATGTTATGCTATGCGAGCGCGGAATACGCACTTTTGAAACAGCGACAAGAAACACGCTTGACCTTAGCGCTGTTCCACTTTTAAAGCATAAATCACATTTGCCGGTCATTGTTGATCCATCACACGGAACGGGAAAGTCAAACCTTGTAGGCGCAATGGCAAAAGCAGCTGTCGTTGCTGGTGCCGACGGCCTAATAATAGAGGTTCATCCAACGCCAGAAAAAGCAATGTCTGATGGCGATCAGTCATTAAACTTTAAGCAGTTTGAGGCTTTGATGAGAGACCTTAAAGCCTGCGCTGCGATTTCCGGCAGGACACTCTGA
- the aroA gene encoding 3-phosphoshikimate 1-carboxyvinyltransferase produces the protein MIIHEASSVRGTLTVPGDKSISHRAVMLGAIADGTTHIKGFLNGEDCMSTISCFHKLGVKINIDGTDVVVEGVGLNGLKPSSDALDIGNSGTTARILTGILAGQPFDSIIDGDDSIRRRPMGRVIVPLSELGANIKSSGGKCPLHISASSLHGGEIVIPVASAQLKSAVLMAGLYASGKTTVTEPAKSRDHTELMLKAFGADIQSDGASVTVSHSAGLKAIDINVPGDISSAAFFIVAALILPDSEVTIKNVGINETRTGIIDALREMGADITYSNINGDVEPSADITVRHSELHGITIGGDIIPRMIDEVPIFAVAALFANGETVIRDAGELKVKESDRIAAIVNEFCKCGADIKKTDDGMIIRGGKKLKASDFDSYKDHRMAMSEAVLSLTLPGESSIKDAEAVSISYPGFYNDLNSIRN, from the coding sequence ATGATTATACATGAGGCTTCAAGCGTACGCGGAACGCTTACCGTTCCTGGGGATAAATCAATTTCACACAGGGCGGTCATGCTTGGCGCTATAGCGGACGGAACAACTCATATAAAGGGCTTTTTGAATGGTGAGGACTGTATGTCCACCATATCGTGTTTTCACAAGTTGGGGGTTAAAATCAATATAGATGGCACTGATGTAGTAGTTGAAGGCGTTGGGCTTAACGGCCTGAAGCCGTCTTCAGATGCACTAGACATAGGAAATTCGGGCACGACAGCGCGGATTTTAACAGGTATCCTTGCAGGACAGCCGTTTGACTCTATTATTGACGGTGACGATTCTATTCGCCGACGCCCTATGGGAAGGGTGATAGTTCCGCTTTCTGAGCTTGGCGCAAATATTAAGAGCAGCGGGGGTAAATGCCCGCTTCATATATCAGCTTCGTCTTTACATGGCGGCGAAATAGTTATTCCGGTGGCATCAGCACAGTTAAAGTCAGCAGTTTTGATGGCGGGACTTTACGCTTCCGGCAAAACGACTGTGACCGAACCGGCAAAATCAAGAGATCACACCGAGCTAATGTTAAAAGCGTTCGGCGCGGATATACAGTCAGACGGAGCATCAGTAACGGTTTCTCACAGCGCCGGGCTGAAAGCTATAGATATTAATGTGCCAGGCGACATTTCATCGGCTGCATTTTTCATAGTGGCGGCATTGATTCTACCTGACAGTGAAGTAACCATCAAAAACGTGGGTATAAACGAAACGAGAACAGGTATAATTGACGCTCTGCGTGAAATGGGAGCGGATATCACTTACAGCAATATTAATGGCGATGTAGAACCGTCTGCAGATATAACGGTAAGACACAGTGAACTGCACGGCATTACGATCGGGGGGGATATTATACCCCGGATGATCGACGAGGTGCCGATTTTCGCAGTGGCGGCCCTTTTTGCAAATGGAGAGACGGTTATCCGTGACGCAGGTGAGCTTAAGGTCAAGGAATCGGATCGAATTGCAGCAATAGTGAATGAGTTTTGCAAATGCGGAGCCGATATTAAGAAAACGGATGATGGTATGATTATCCGCGGAGGCAAAAAGCTTAAAGCCTCAGATTTTGACTCGTATAAAGATCACAGAATGGCGATGAGCGAGGCGGTTTTGTCACTGACGCTGCCAGGAGAAAGCAGCATAAAAGATGCTGAAGCTGTGTCCATTTCCTATCCCGGATTTTACAACGATTTAAACTCAATCAGAAATTGA